The sequence below is a genomic window from Haloferax mediterranei ATCC 33500.
AAATCGACGAAATCAACGAGGCGGGCACGGCCGTCCTGATGGTCGAACAGAACGCCAAAGAGGCGCTCCGGCGCTGTGACCGCGGTTACGTCCTCGCAAACGGACAGAACCGCTACATGGATACTGGCACTGCGCTGCTCGAAGACGAACAGGTCAGACAGGACTTCCTCGGCGGATAGCTATCCTCAAACCCGGCGTCCATTTTTCTGACACCTATCCGAGTAGCGACTGTACTACTCGTTGCACCGACTGCGCCCTCAGTCGCACTGGTACAGGAGCGATTCGACTACCGGAGCGCCGTTTTCGAGCTTCAACGTTACTCTCGTAGTCAAGCAGTAGCAGGCGGTGTATCTCACTGTTTCCGAGCCGTCGTCCGTCTCGATAGTTAGTTCGTACTCGCCGCCGATTGGAATGTCGAATTTGAGTTTCGACTCCCCGGGTGATACTATCCGTGTCGTCTCCGTGACGACCCCTTCGTCGTCCGAAAGCGTCAGCATCACCTCGCGGTCGACATCGTCAGTGTTCTCGACGGAAATCCACTTGCCTCTCGGCCACGAACAGCCGACCCTGAGCGACCCGTCCTCAGCGACGAGAATAGTCAACAACGGCCACGCCCAGTTTTCCGGGATGTTCCACTCGTAGGTCGCACGGCGGCCGTCCTCGGCCTCGACGAACACGTCGTAGGTCGCGTGCGACTCCACCAGTGGGGGCGTCGAAATCTCGCGGTCGGTCTCAGCGTTGAAGGTGTGTTCGATGAATCGGTCGCCGTCGAACTCGATGGCGACGGTGAGCATGGCGTCCTCGTCGCTTTCGTTTCGAATTTCGGCGCGCGGCGGCTCGAAGATTTCTTTCGCACCTGAGACGCTGTACGGGAGGTACTCACTGTTGCCTTCGGTGAGTTGCTGGCGGGGTTTGAGGTCGCCGCCGTTCGTAAGTGACGCGCCACTCGTAGTCGAGCGTTGCGCCGGTATCGAGTTCGGCGGCGACGTGGTACGTCCCCTCGCCGACGAGGGTGTCTTCGACGGACATTCCGAAACCGGGTCCGGCACTGACGTCAACCGACCGGTCGATGATGGTGTCGTCGCCGTCTCGAACACGGACTGAGAGTGTCTGATTCACATCGTCTTCGTTTTCAACGACGAGGTTGGCTCGAGGCTCGTAGTCCGGCGTTTGCGTCTCCGGTTCCGTATCCTTCGGCGGCGGTGTCGGGTTAGTCTTCGTGGCTTGCGTATCTGTTACCCCGTCCTTGTCGGAGAGACACCCGGCGGTGAGCGTGAGATACGACCCGCCGAGCGTCGAGAGGAGGGCACGGCGCTTCATTACCTGAGGAGTGTCAACTTCAGAATAAGCGTCTTGTGTCGCAGCGGTAGCCGACACCGCAACGATAGTGCGGTCGCTCACGACGTTGCGCCGAAAGAAAAGTCGAGTCTGCCCGGGTCTTTCGCCCTGCTCAGTTCTCCGGACCGGAGAGCGCCGTTTCGATGACGGAGGAGTACGACGACTCGCCGATGTTGAACGCGACCTGATTGTACACTTCGCCACCGAACTCGTCGGCGAAGACGTTGCTGAAGCGCTCGGAGAGTTGCTGTCCGTAGTCGTTGTTGACGAACAGCGTCGACACCGTACTGACTTCGAGGCGCTCGGACATGACCTGTGCCATGACGCGACCCTGCAGGAAGTCCGAGGGTGCCGTCCGGAAGATGAAGTCGTTGTCTTCGAGGTTCGAGACGGACAGCGCCGTCGAGGACGGCGAACAGCCGACGATTTCGTTCGGGATGAACGCCTGCTGTGAGACGGGGACGTTCACGCCGGACGACGCCGACCCACACACGGACGGGACGCCCGCGGAGACGAGCGACTGCGCGGCTGAGACACCGGCGTCCGGAGACGTTTGGGTGTCTTCGATTTGCGCGTTGACCGAGATGCCGGCCGGGTTGGCATCGTTGACCTGCTTGACCGGTATCTGGGCGGCCTGAATCATCGGCTGACCGACTGCTGCGAGGTCGCCGGTCTCCGGAAGCAGAATACCCACGTCGAGTTCGCGGTCAGTGCCGCCGGGGCCGCTGTCGGCCGCCGGTCCCGCCCCGTCGGGGTTTTCGCCCGCGAAGGGTTGTTTGTCAACTTCCGTCGTTGCGTTGTTCGCTGCGTCGAACTCCCAGATGGCGTAGGACGCCTCTGCTGGGTCGCCCTTCTTGTCGAAGTTGACCGAAGATGACGCCCCTTCGTAACTGATGTCTTCGCCGTTTGCGGCCGCCTCGATACCCTCGACGAGATTGTCTGGGCCGACGGTCATACCGCCGGGGTTGGCCATCCGGCGCATCTGGTCTTTGATTGCCGGTCCGGAGTTCTCACCGGCCGCGGCGTTCGCAAGGAGTTGGACCGCCACGGAGTCGTAACACTGCGAAGTGAAGACGCCGGGTGCCGCGTTGTACTCGTCTTGGAACAGTTGGTTGAACGTCTCTTGGTTCGGGCCGCCTGCTGCCGGTGCCGTCCCGGTGACGTTCGCCATGTCGTTGCCGACCTGTCCGGGCATCGACCCGGAGCGGAGTCCGTCAGGAACCAGAATTTCTTCGTTCCCCTCGGAAGCGCTGTAGTAGTCGCGGAACAGTTGAATACCACTTTCTGGGTAGCCGATGACGACAAGCCCTCCTGGGCCGTCGCCACCGCCACCACCGCCGCCACCGATGCATCCCGATAAGCCAGTCAAACCTGCTGCGCCCGCGGCTCCCACTCCCTTGAGGAAGTCACGGCGTACGATATCACGTACCATGTGAAATGGCATGGGAAGGGTGGTTTATAAATTTAACTACCGCTATTCAGAAACCAGTAGTAATTGCGGTGGACAGCGGTACGAGCATTGGCTGGTTGACATACTCTATCACTATGTTTTATATACCATCTCCGCGAAAAGCGTGAATCGCTGCGTTCAAACGTTTTCCGGGGTGTCTTTCGGTAGATGACTATTCCGTCGTTCGTCATCGGCATCGCCGGGGGCAGTGGTGCCGGGAAGACGACCGTGGCCCGACTCATCACGGAGAACGTCGGTGAATCCGTGACGCGGATTCCGATTGACAACTACTACAAAGACCAGAGTCACCTCGAAATGGCCGAGCGGGAGCAGATGAACTACGACCACCCGTCGGCGTTCGAATGGGACCTGTTGTACGACCAGTTATCCGAACTGCTCGAAGGGCGGTCCGTGGAGATGCCGCAGTACGATTTCGAGGTTCACAACCGAAAACCGGAGCGAGTGACCGTCGAACCCACCGACGTTATCATTCTGGAGGGGATTCTCGCGCTCTACGACGAGGACGTCAACGAGATGCTCGACCTGCGTCTGTACGTCGAAACCGACGCCGACGTTCGTATCCTTCGGCGCATCCAGCGCGACGCCATCGACCGCGGACGCGACCTTCAGGGCGTCATCGACCAGTATCTCTCGACGGTCAAGCCGATGCACGAGCAGTTTATCGAGCCGACGAAGAAGCACGCGGACCTCATCATCCCCGAGGGTGCAAACAGCGTCGCCGTGACGCTTCTCGAAGAGAAGGTTCAGGCCGAAGTCGAAGGCGACGAGACGCGCACGTGGGAACGAGACGCTATCGAACGGGAAGTACAAGAACGAGCCTCGTACGAGAAGTCCGACAGCTAATCGCTCGGTTGGAAGTCCGTGCTTGCGGCGACGATTACGCCGTGTTACTCGTGACGAACTGTTCTGCGCCTTCGTAGAACCAGAAGTCGTTTTCGCGCATCGCCTTGCCGACGGCCTTGTGGAGTTCGATGAAGTCGCCGAACTCCTCGCCTTCGACGTGTTCGAAGATGTCTGCGAGCGAGACGACGCGCTCGTAGTCGAGTCGAATGGGGTGGTCGCCGTACTCCTCGACGAACTCCGCTTTGTTCAGCGGGAAGTCCTCGTCTTCGTCGACCTTCTTCGCGATGACTGCCTGGCCGTACTTGCGTCCGCCTTCGCTCCCTTCTTCGCCGTCCGGGTCGTGTGGCCAATCCATACCCGAGTGTTGGCAGGCCGATTCAAAGCCGTTACGCATTTGTGGAAATCTGTCATGGGGGATTGGGTTGGAAGAGTCAGTAGGTCGCGGTTACTTTGCGGTGATTTCTGGTTGGACTGGGATTGTGAACAACGCCGAGACGGTCCCTCGCTTCGCTCGGGTTGCGACTCGTCTCGTTCAAATCCCAGCCGTTCCCGATTCAGACGCTCACGGAGGCGAGCACACGCTACGCGGTGCTTTGTGTCCGAACTACTACTGAGGTTCCTCAGAAAACCACAGTTTTGTTCAGGGTCTCTCAGCAACTCGATTGTTTTAGCAGATTATCGTCTTTTGTATCGTTTGACTTGGTACGGACGTATTTCGTCGTTCCGCGCGTTGCACTACGAACTTTTGTCCTCCTACCGTTGTGTTCTACTACAACGTCACGTCCTTTGTTCTCAATCAAGTCGTACACCTCCGCAGGTGTTTTTTGCCCCATACCGTCCGACAATCCAATTGACTGAATATCTCGGCAGTCTTGAGGTTTCGATTCTACGTCCACACAATTGACAATTAATGCCATGCCTATCGATACCACTTCAGCAATTATAAAAGTCAGGAATCCAAGATATTGTTAGAATGCGGTGGGACTGGGATTTGAACCTCACTCGCAACGCTTCGCGTTGCTCGCTGCTTCAAATCCACAGTGGACCGATTCAGACGCTCACGGAGGCGAGCACACGCTACGCGGTGCTCGCCGGGTTGTTCGCGTCAGAATGCGGTGGGACTGGGATTTGAACCCAGGATTCCGTGAGGAAACCTGCTTTCAAGGCAGGCGCGTTAGGCCGCTCCGCCATCCCACCTTCGCACGACAATTTTGATTCCGGTACCTAAGAGTTGTCGCTTTCGTTAGCCGCGGACGAGTTCCAACACGCCGTCTGTCTCCTCGACGCGAAGCCCGTGGTCGAAGACGAACGTCGTCGTGTGCTCGGGAACGACGCGCTCCGCCTCGACACGCGAGCGAAGCATCGGAACGACGGTTGCGAGGTCGGCACCCGTTTCGAGGACCGGAAGCATCGGGATGTAATCGAGATTGCGGTCGGCGTCGTCGGCGCACTCGGCGAGCGTCTCGATTTCCGGCGTCTCGTACGCATCGGTGAAGTCAATCGGCTCGCGGAACCCGGAGAAGTAGACCCGTCCTTCCGTCGACGGACCGAGGACGACCGGCGTACTGCGGAGCTTCATCGCCGCGCTGTCGATGTGCGTGCGACCCAAAAGCGGGACGACTGGTCGAGCGACTGCGACCGAGTGGACTTCCTCTTCGTTTAGAAGGTGCGAAACGGTGTTACCCGCGCGTGCGGCGAACGTCGACCCGACCTGTGGCTCGAAGCGCACGTCGCCGGTTCCACCGAGAGCGTCGGCGACGACGCTTCGAATCTCGGCCTCCGCGGAGTGTTCGGCGACGAACTCCTCGGGAAGTTGGTCGTCCGGTCGGTAGTTCACGAGTAAGTCGCCGCCCGACCGCTCTACGGCGGTACAGATGTCCTTGAGCATCGCGGCGTAGAGCGCTGCGGCTTCGTCTTCCGACAGGGGGCTGGTCTCCGCGAGGTCAGAGAGAACCAGTCCGGGCCGCGGCGGTTCGGCGAGTACGGCGATGACGGTCATGGTCTCTTCTCACGCCGGGAAACCCTTGAACCCGCCGCTTATCGACCGCCGTCTCAGCGACTCTGTCGTCCTTTCGTCTGTCGATAGTCTCGGCCGAAGACCGACTCACGGACGTGTTCGACGAACGCCTCAGTCTCCGCGTCAGTCTGTTGTTCCGGTTCCTTCATCGGAACCAGTTCGAACCCGCGCCCGCGGATGGTCGTCGCGTGCTCCGCGTCGATGTCGAAGCTATCCGCCGCGCGCGTGGTGTAATCGAACGCGAGCGCCTCCAGTGCAGCCTGCCCGACGGGAACGATGATGTGCGGGTTTATCATCCGAACCTCGGCGTTCAAGTACGGCTCGCAGGTCGAAACCTCGGTTTCTTCCGGTCCTCGCTCGGGGTGGTGACAGCGGGTCAGATACGTGAGAAAAACGTTCTGTACGTCCGGCTCTTCGGCGTCCGGCTCGGACCGCGAGAACCCGAGTTCACCGAGGATGCGCTGAACCCGTTCGCCAGCGTCGTCACCGGTGAAGGGGACGCCCGTCCGCTCTGCACTCGCAGAGGGGGCCTGGCCGACGAACAGGAACTCCGCCCCCACGTCGCCGTAGCCGTGGACGACCTGCTCGCGGACCTCGCAGAGGCCCGAGCAGTTGGTGCAGTCGGTGTCCATCGAGAAGGGGTTCCGGAACTGGCGTTGGTGTGCGTCCACAGGTATGGATTCGGCTCTAGAACCAAAACCGGCCCGGTCTGTGCAGTCTCTTCTGGTGAGGACGTACCCTCTCACACCAACCAGCCCGTGTTCGAGGTGCGTAGTGAAAGTGAACAGACGACAGAGTAGTATCTGAAACCGCAGGGATTGCTTCGACGGGAAAAACAGCTGTTTCTCAGTAAGCGAATGTGAAATCGAGCGTCGCCGGACTCGTCGCGGTCGAACTCGTAGCAGTCGAATCTGTTGTTCCCGCTTTATCAGCGGTCGAGACCGCCCTGCGCCTTGATATCCATGATGTGACGGACGTTCAGGTATATCTCCTCCGGCGAGGTGTCGCCGTCGGGGTCGTAGAGGTCGCTCACGCGGTAGAGGATGGCCGACACCTGCTTGCTCTCCGAAGAGTCGCCGTAAATATCGTCTGCGACCTCGCGGAGGAGTTCGACCTTCTCGGGGTTTGCGGGGAACTCGGCGTCCGAGTCGGGGGCCATCTCCCAGTCGACTTCGTCCGCGGGCGTCTCATCGTGAGGTCGCTCCTCGTCACTCATTTCTCGCTAACACTCCGTCGCTGGACGATACCGACCATGTCGGCCACGTTTTCGGTCATCACGCGGAAGGCATCAGCGGTCTCGTTCTCGTCTTCGAGGACGATGGGTTGCCCGCCGTCGCCGCCTTCGCGGACGGCCGGGTCGAGGGGGAGCGCGCCGAGGAACGGGAGTTCGTTCGAAGCGGCGAACTCGCGGCCACCGCCCGCGCCGAAGATGTCGTGGTTGTTCCCGCAGTCGGGACAGCGGAACGTGCTCATGTTCTCGACGATGCCGAGGACGTTCGTATCGTGCTTGCCGAACATCCGAAGCCCCTTGTTGGCGTCGTCGAGGGCGACGTCCTGCGGTGTCGTGACGATAACTGCGCCGGTAAGCGGGAGCGTCTGGAGAATCGTCAGTTGTGTGTCGCCCGTCCCCGGCGGCAGGTCGAGAACGAGGTAGTCGAGCGAACCCCACTCAACGTCTTCGACGAGTTGGGTGAGCAGTTGGTGCACCATCGGACCGCGCCAGATGACCGGGTCGTCCTCGCCGACGAGGAAGGCCATCGACATGAGTTTCATCCCGTATCGTTCCGGCGGGACGATGGTCTGGTCCTGCGTCGCCTGCGGCGCTTCCTCGGCGGAGACCATCCGCGGGACGTTCGGCCCGTAGATGTCGGCGTCGAACAGGCCGACGCGCGCACCGAGTTTCGAGAGACCGGCCGCAAGGTTCACCGCGACAGTCGACTTTCCGACGCCACCTTTGCCGGAGGAGACGGCAATAATATTCTTGACGCCCGGCAGAACCTCCTCGTCGGGGTCGCGGTTGGTCGGTATCTTGGCGGTGAGGTCGGCTTCGAGTCCATCTTCTGCGAGCACTTCGCGGATTCGACGGCCGATGGCCGTCTCCGACGGGGAGTATGGTGCCCCGAGCGCGAGTGAAATACGGGCGGTGTCGCCGTCGACTTCGACGGCGTTCACCAGTCCGAGCGAGACAATATCGTCTCCGAGGTCGGGGTCCTCGACCGCTCGTAAGCGGTCGCGTACGTCGGCTTCGTCCATGTCCGTTCATCCGGTGGTGTGTCCGATAAGGGTTTTGTAAGGTCTCGTCTGCTGGTGATGACCCACTGTGACGTCTGCCAACTCAGGCGGCTGACTCGTTGCAACTCGTGTGACTGGCTCGTGTAACCCATACAACCGACTCGTTGCAATCCATGCTATCGGCCTGTACGGACCTGACTTTGACGGCGGCGCATTCGTAACGAAAACCAGTTACTAGTATCCTGCAATCGACAGCGAATTTATCAACGTACATCCCGACTGTTCGGCACATGGTGCTGGTGGACGACTTCGGGAGAGAGGTAACCGGCGTTCGCATCTCCTTGACCGACCGGTGTAACTTCGACTGCGTCTACTGCCACAACGAGGGGTTGGGAGATACGCGCGGACCGATGGACGCCTCGGACGACGAGATGAGCGCGGACGACGTGGTCCGATTCCTCGATGTCGTCGAGGAATACGGCGTCAAGAAAGTGAAATTCACGGGCGGCGAGCCGATGCTCCGTGCCGACCTCGAAGAGATAATCCGGCGAACGCCCGAGTCCATGGAGACTTCGCTTACGACTAATGGGACATTTCTCCCGGACCGTGCCGACGACCTCGTCGAGGTCGGTCTCGACCGCGTAAACGTTTCGCAGGACGCCCTCGACCCGGAGGCGTTCGCCGAGATTACGAAGTCCGGTGCGTACGACAAGGTGATGGAAGGCGTCAAAGCGGCCGTCGACGCCGGTCTAACGCCCGTCAAGCTCAATATGGTTGTATTCACCAAAACCGCGGGCTACGTCGAAGATATGGTCGAGTACGTCGCAGAGAACGAAGGCCTCCAACTCCAACTCATCCAGTACATGCCGGAACTCACGGGTCGCCCTGAGTGGAACATCGATATCGAGCGCGTCCACAAGTGGTTAACAGACCTCGCGGACGAGGTCGAAGTCCGGGACATGCACAACCGCCGTCGCTACTACGTCGGAAACGGTTCCGCGAGCGACGCGAGTGGTGCCCCGTCGGACGCGTCCGGCGGTGGCATGGTCGAAATCGTCGACCCCGTCGAGAACGCCGAATTCTGTGCGAACTGTCATCGCGTGCGTGTGACACACCAAGGATACCTCAAGGGCTGTCTCAACCGGAACGACGACCTGCGACCGATGGGCGAGATGACTCGCACGGATATTCAGCACGCGTTCGAAGAAGTCGTCGCCAACCGTGTCCCCTACTACGGCGAGTACCTCGTCCGCGACGGCGACGGCGGATGGACGCTCAACGAAGAGTACATCGGCGTGTGAACGGTCCACTGACGTTCACTGCTGGTATTCCCCAACAGCACTGAGTAAACTTGTAGGATATTTTTTGAAGTTTCGTTCAATTTATATGTGCTCTCTCCTGACCGTAGGATGTTGATTGTACGTTCAGTCAATTGGGTTTCGACGTGGACAACAGACCGATCTCACGTCTCTACACCCAACCTGGACACAGTAATCACCCACTCCCCACCACTGCTTCACACTCCATGAAATCCTCACGTGCACTTGCGGTCTTACTGGTCGTCTTGGTTGCAGTACCAAGCCCAGCGATGGCCGGAATCGTCGGTGAACCGAACCTTCAGGCGTACGCGCCGAGCAACAAACTCGTCCCCGGACAAGA
It includes:
- the moaA gene encoding GTP 3',8-cyclase MoaA encodes the protein MVLVDDFGREVTGVRISLTDRCNFDCVYCHNEGLGDTRGPMDASDDEMSADDVVRFLDVVEEYGVKKVKFTGGEPMLRADLEEIIRRTPESMETSLTTNGTFLPDRADDLVEVGLDRVNVSQDALDPEAFAEITKSGAYDKVMEGVKAAVDAGLTPVKLNMVVFTKTAGYVEDMVEYVAENEGLQLQLIQYMPELTGRPEWNIDIERVHKWLTDLADEVEVRDMHNRRRYYVGNGSASDASGAPSDASGGGMVEIVDPVENAEFCANCHRVRVTHQGYLKGCLNRNDDLRPMGEMTRTDIQHAFEEVVANRVPYYGEYLVRDGDGGWTLNEEYIGV
- a CDS encoding uracil-DNA glycosylase; protein product: MDAHQRQFRNPFSMDTDCTNCSGLCEVREQVVHGYGDVGAEFLFVGQAPSASAERTGVPFTGDDAGERVQRILGELGFSRSEPDAEEPDVQNVFLTYLTRCHHPERGPEETEVSTCEPYLNAEVRMINPHIIVPVGQAALEALAFDYTTRAADSFDIDAEHATTIRGRGFELVPMKEPEQQTDAETEAFVEHVRESVFGRDYRQTKGRQSR
- a CDS encoding Mrp/NBP35 family ATP-binding protein — protein: MDEADVRDRLRAVEDPDLGDDIVSLGLVNAVEVDGDTARISLALGAPYSPSETAIGRRIREVLAEDGLEADLTAKIPTNRDPDEEVLPGVKNIIAVSSGKGGVGKSTVAVNLAAGLSKLGARVGLFDADIYGPNVPRMVSAEEAPQATQDQTIVPPERYGMKLMSMAFLVGEDDPVIWRGPMVHQLLTQLVEDVEWGSLDYLVLDLPPGTGDTQLTILQTLPLTGAVIVTTPQDVALDDANKGLRMFGKHDTNVLGIVENMSTFRCPDCGNNHDIFGAGGGREFAASNELPFLGALPLDPAVREGGDGGQPIVLEDENETADAFRVMTENVADMVGIVQRRSVSEK
- a CDS encoding TIGR04282 family arsenosugar biosynthesis glycosyltransferase, with amino-acid sequence MTVIAVLAEPPRPGLVLSDLAETSPLSEDEAAALYAAMLKDICTAVERSGGDLLVNYRPDDQLPEEFVAEHSAEAEIRSVVADALGGTGDVRFEPQVGSTFAARAGNTVSHLLNEEEVHSVAVARPVVPLLGRTHIDSAAMKLRSTPVVLGPSTEGRVYFSGFREPIDFTDAYETPEIETLAECADDADRNLDYIPMLPVLETGADLATVVPMLRSRVEAERVVPEHTTTFVFDHGLRVEETDGVLELVRG
- a CDS encoding DUF5785 family protein, with the translated sequence MDWPHDPDGEEGSEGGRKYGQAVIAKKVDEDEDFPLNKAEFVEEYGDHPIRLDYERVVSLADIFEHVEGEEFGDFIELHKAVGKAMRENDFWFYEGAEQFVTSNTA
- a CDS encoding ABC transporter substrate-binding protein, which produces MVRDIVRRDFLKGVGAAGAAGLTGLSGCIGGGGGGGGDGPGGLVVIGYPESGIQLFRDYYSASEGNEEILVPDGLRSGSMPGQVGNDMANVTGTAPAAGGPNQETFNQLFQDEYNAAPGVFTSQCYDSVAVQLLANAAAGENSGPAIKDQMRRMANPGGMTVGPDNLVEGIEAAANGEDISYEGASSSVNFDKKGDPAEASYAIWEFDAANNATTEVDKQPFAGENPDGAGPAADSGPGGTDRELDVGILLPETGDLAAVGQPMIQAAQIPVKQVNDANPAGISVNAQIEDTQTSPDAGVSAAQSLVSAGVPSVCGSASSGVNVPVSQQAFIPNEIVGCSPSSTALSVSNLEDNDFIFRTAPSDFLQGRVMAQVMSERLEVSTVSTLFVNNDYGQQLSERFSNVFADEFGGEVYNQVAFNIGESSYSSVIETALSGPEN
- the udk gene encoding uridine kinase, whose protein sequence is MTIPSFVIGIAGGSGAGKTTVARLITENVGESVTRIPIDNYYKDQSHLEMAEREQMNYDHPSAFEWDLLYDQLSELLEGRSVEMPQYDFEVHNRKPERVTVEPTDVIILEGILALYDEDVNEMLDLRLYVETDADVRILRRIQRDAIDRGRDLQGVIDQYLSTVKPMHEQFIEPTKKHADLIIPEGANSVAVTLLEEKVQAEVEGDETRTWERDAIEREVQERASYEKSDS
- a CDS encoding DUF3892 domain-containing protein, which codes for MALIVNCVDVESKPQDCRDIQSIGLSDGMGQKTPAEVYDLIENKGRDVVVEHNGRRTKVRSATRGTTKYVRTKSNDTKDDNLLKQSSC